Proteins from a genomic interval of Quercus lobata isolate SW786 chromosome 11, ValleyOak3.0 Primary Assembly, whole genome shotgun sequence:
- the LOC115969297 gene encoding 15-cis-phytoene desaturase, chloroplastic/chromoplastic, translating into MHSSGHQAITKASQTSSNPIQSKPMTLFLSLPQLSPQNIHIHTHTHTHTHHHRSLRLKPQASLPLSSNPPQSNQSSSYSKTGVIVIGAGLAGLAAATHLNSQNIPFLLLEASDAVGGRVRTDFLDGFLLDRGFQIFITAYPEAQKLLNYQALNLQKFYSGAQVYYDGKLHTVANPLRHFWDSLNSLQNPIGSLLDKLLIASNIIRVLTKSDEEIITSNEIPTIDLLRKTGFSDSIVGRFFRPFFGGIFFDKELETSSRLFDFIFKCLALGDNALPANGIAAIPQQLGDKLPPGSILFNSKVVSIDFDGSESESPPSLRLENGDVLRSELGVIIAVEEPEALKLLGEIKPKPKPKPNPKPVRTTVCLYFSADRTQVPVREPVLFLNGSGKGIVSNMFFATNVAPSYGPPDKALISVSLIGMFEDMSDYDLTAEVVQELSGWFGEPIVRLWRHLRTYRIGYAQPNQCPPTDLMKNPRVGSGVYVCGDYLTSATFDGALVSGRRAVEALLRDRVSSSVS; encoded by the coding sequence ATGCACAGCAGTGGCCATCAAGCAATAACAAAAGCATCCCAAACCTcatccaatccaatccaatccaaacCAATgactcttttcctctctctgcCTCAACTCTCACCCCAAAACATCCACAttcacacccacacccacacccacactcaCCATCACCGTAGTCTCCGACTCAAACCCCAAGCATCATTGCCACTCTCTTCCAATCCCCCACAATCCAACCAATCCTCATCTTACTCCAAAACCGGTGTCATAGTCATCGGTGCCGGCCTCGCGGGTCTTGCCGCCGCCACTCACCTTAACTCCCAGAACATTCCTTTCCTCCTCCTCGAAGCCTCCGACGCCGTCGGCGGCCGTGTCCGAACCGACTTCCTCGACGGCTTTCTTTTAGACCGGGGCTTCCAAATCTTCATCACTGCTTACCCAGAAGCCCAAAAGCTCCTCAACTACCAAGCCTTAAACCTCCAAAAGTTCTATTCAGGCGCTCAAGTTTATTACGACGGAAAACTCCACACCGTTGCAAATCCTCTACGCCATTTCTGGGACTCCCTAAACTCCCTCCAAAACCCAATTGGATCACTTCTCGATAAGCTTCTTATTGCATCGAATATAATTCGTGTTCTCACCAAATCCGACGAGGAAATTATCACCTCAAACGAAATTCCCACCATTGATCTGTTGAGGAAAACCGGGTTCTCGGACTCCATTGTCGGGAGGTTCTTTAGGCCTTTCTTTGGTGGGATTTTCTTCGACAAAGAGCTTGAAACCTCGTCGAGGTTGTTCGATTTTATCTTCAAATGTCTTGCTCTCGGTGACAATGCTCTTCCCGCCAATGGCATTGCCGCAATTCCACAACAATTAGGGGACAAATTGCCACCCGGTTCCATCTTGTTCAATTCGAAGGTTGTTTCGATCGATTTCGATGGATCCGAATCTGAATCGCCGCCGAGTTTGAGGTTAGAAAACGGTGACGTTTTGAGGAGCGAACTTGGTGTCATAATTGCAGTTGAAGAACCTGAGGCTCTTAAGCTTTTGGGAGAGataaagccaaagccaaagccaaagccaaatcCAAAACCAGTTCGAACCACGGTTTGTTTGTATTTCAGTGCGGATCGGACCCAAGTCCCGGTTCGCGAACCCGTCTTGTTTCTAAACGGGTCGGGTAAGGGGATTGTGAGTAACATGTTCTTCGCAACCAACGTGGCTCCTTCTTATGGCCCACCAGACAAGGCTTTGATATCAGTGTCGTTGATTGGGATGTTTGAGGATATGTCCGATTATGATCTGACGGCTGAGGTTGTTCAAGAGCTTTCGGGTTGGTTTGGGGAGCCAATAGTGAGGTTGTGGAGGCATTTGAGAACGTATCGGATTGGGTATGCACAACCGAATCAATGTCCACCAACGGATTTGATGAAAAATCCAAGAGTTGGGTCGGGCGTGTATGTGTGTGGTGATTATTTGACTTCGGCTACATTTGATGGGGCTTTGGTTTCTGGGAGAAGAGCAGTTGAAGCTTTGCTTAGAGATAGGGTATCCTCTTCTGTTTCATAA
- the LOC115969298 gene encoding uncharacterized protein LOC115969298: protein MARLKSTSNLNVSVSQMDKENNSNNHHLLLGGELLSPSRPPLPPLLRYLRKRNGSPPLPLSPLDNIAWSPNNNSPTHYAVTPIKVDEDGTLVMDGIFLPSTGTTAGRFSRSSISATDSSPSSSSSSSGGRSVNKTDICRSWEESGTCRYGFKCQFAHGKEELRPPRFSARNKSDSSINRSKSRFLNQIMAVGGGMTIQTESPTKLPLPVDDTSCKIPTTTISIITSRDDWSPQDDGIEVVLPHSSTAEPPSQKDVDAYIHGVLYGPPRKRLPVFAEICSE, encoded by the exons ATGGCTCGGCTGAAGAGTACCAGCAACCTAAACGTCAGCGTTTCACAGATGGACAAGGAGAACAACAGCAACAACCACCACTTGCTATTGGGAGGAGAGTTATTGTCACCGTCACGGCCTCCGCTGCCACCGCTCCTCAGGTACCTCCGTAAAAGGAACGGTTCTCCGCCTCTCCCTCTGTCGCCGCTGGATAACATTGCCTGGTCGCCTAATAATAATTCCCCCACTCATTACGCCGTGACGCCGATCAAGGTTGACGAGGACGGGACCCTTGTCATGGATGGGATTTTTCTCCCCTCTACTGGAACTACTGCTGGAAGGTTCTCTAGGTCTTCTATATCTGCTACTGATTCTAGtccttcctcttcctcctcgTCATCAGGTGGGAGGAGTGTGAACAAGACTGACATTTGCCGCTCTTGGGAGGAATCTGGAACCTGCCGCTATGGCTTCAAATGCCAG TTTGCACACGGAAAGGAAGAGCTACGTCCACCTCGGTTCTCTGCAAGGAACAAATCTGACTCAAGCATTAACAGGTCAAAGAGTCGCTTTCTTAATCAGATCATGGCAGTAGGAGGAGGGATGACAATCCAAACAGAATCACCTACCAAATTACCTTTACCTGTAGACGACACCAGCTGCAAAATCCCAACCACCACCATTTCCATCATCACCAGCAGAGATGACTGGTCACCCCAAGATGATGGCATTGAGGTTGTACTGCCACATTCTTCAACTGCAGAGCCTCCATCACAGAAAGATGTTGATGCCTATATTCATGGCGTTCTTTATGGCCCCCCGAGAAAGAGACTGCCGGTGTTCGCTGAAATTTGCTCAGAGTAG